From Providencia sp. R33, a single genomic window includes:
- a CDS encoding DUF1120 domain-containing protein, producing MSIILSVKRLVVRLCLALSLLFTYSPYLLADNTVEEDCQWIISQPNIDYGAVSRDQIKQLPSGDGELQSRQVVVKLMCSQEIDPVIKIQDLFGSHPSEFQYGQKGELQVSLVSFRVDGQSTTAMVVRHQVNHVTALLKPNDEIRPQSAIRGKRVEMVLNITPKVSATEVTQPMVLTQSGQFSLNVAAFSPSTVRVSSELRAIACIPSVSNNGTVDYHTLHANDLANNAVTVLPAYTLNFTLSCDAATNIAIRARSNRPQSTTNAGSENEIGSALAKTEVLSAGLGKNLPMGLPNVTQAFVAGLGTSNGQKLGGYLLNMPFTQMRLDGQAVTVKYWTPTLPNKATSWNKETDLKGNGGSLFTNTASYFSFSTDTNSVTPMPFKQLNGLLIIQAYITQKQNLNLSSPVHLNGSSTIELYYY from the coding sequence ATGTCAATAATATTGTCAGTGAAACGACTTGTAGTGAGGCTTTGTCTCGCACTCAGTCTATTGTTTACCTATTCACCCTATCTGTTAGCTGATAATACAGTGGAGGAGGATTGCCAGTGGATAATCTCTCAACCTAATATTGATTACGGTGCTGTCTCGCGTGATCAGATAAAACAACTACCGAGCGGAGATGGGGAGCTACAGAGCCGTCAGGTGGTGGTTAAACTGATGTGCTCACAAGAGATTGACCCCGTGATTAAAATCCAAGATCTTTTTGGTAGCCATCCAAGTGAATTCCAATATGGCCAAAAAGGCGAATTGCAAGTAAGTTTAGTCAGTTTCCGTGTCGATGGACAGAGCACAACGGCAATGGTCGTACGACATCAGGTGAACCACGTCACGGCCTTATTAAAACCCAATGATGAAATTCGCCCACAATCGGCAATCAGAGGAAAACGTGTCGAAATGGTGTTAAATATCACCCCAAAGGTATCAGCTACTGAGGTGACCCAACCGATGGTTTTAACACAATCGGGCCAATTTTCATTAAATGTTGCTGCTTTTTCACCAAGTACAGTCAGGGTATCCTCTGAGTTACGTGCGATAGCTTGTATACCTTCGGTTTCGAACAATGGCACGGTGGATTATCACACTCTCCATGCTAACGATTTAGCTAATAACGCCGTGACCGTTTTACCTGCATATACACTGAATTTTACCCTCAGTTGTGATGCGGCCACAAACATTGCCATTCGGGCCCGCAGTAATCGACCGCAATCGACGACAAATGCAGGGAGTGAAAATGAAATTGGCAGTGCGCTCGCTAAAACGGAGGTATTATCGGCTGGTTTAGGAAAGAATTTACCTATGGGGTTACCTAATGTGACACAAGCGTTTGTTGCGGGGCTAGGGACAAGCAATGGCCAAAAATTAGGGGGATACCTTTTGAATATGCCATTTACCCAAATGAGGCTAGATGGACAAGCAGTAACAGTGAAATATTGGACGCCTACGTTACCCAATAAGGCAACGAGTTGGAATAAAGAAACAGATCTTAAAGGGAATGGAGGGAGTTTATTTACGAATACAGCCTCGTATTTTTCATTTAGTACAGATACGAATTCTGTAACACCCATGCCATTTAAGCAGTTAAATGGACTGTTAATCATTCAAGCCTATATTACTCAAAAACAAAATTTGAATTTGTCATCTCCTGTCCATCTTAATGGTTCTTCAACAATTGAATTATATTACTATTAA
- a CDS encoding SDR family oxidoreductase has translation MNLQLNNRVAVVTGGSSGIGFATVKLLLDEGCKVAFCGRNKDKLQAATTQLTALYPQGNFIAVTCDVLDKTQIEAFAEQVRQQYGQTDLLINNAGQGYVANFSDTPEDAWLHEAQLKLFGVINPVNAFLPLLEQSNIASITCVNSLLALQPEPHMVATSAARAALLNMTLNLSKTLLPKGIRVNSILLGMVESDQWRRRFESRSDTNLTWEQWIGNIAKNRGIPMQRLGKPEEPARALVFLASPMASFTSGAALDVSGGFAHQI, from the coding sequence ATGAATTTACAGTTAAATAACCGAGTCGCTGTCGTGACTGGCGGAAGCTCTGGCATTGGTTTTGCGACCGTAAAATTGTTACTCGATGAAGGGTGCAAAGTGGCTTTTTGTGGCCGAAATAAAGATAAATTACAAGCCGCAACAACCCAATTAACGGCGTTATACCCGCAGGGAAATTTTATCGCTGTGACCTGCGACGTATTAGATAAAACCCAAATCGAAGCCTTTGCCGAGCAAGTTCGCCAGCAATACGGGCAAACAGATTTACTGATCAACAACGCAGGCCAAGGTTACGTCGCCAACTTTTCAGACACGCCAGAAGACGCTTGGCTGCACGAAGCCCAATTGAAATTATTTGGGGTGATAAACCCTGTGAATGCGTTCTTACCACTCTTAGAGCAATCAAATATCGCCTCAATTACCTGCGTGAATTCACTGCTGGCATTGCAACCTGAACCCCATATGGTCGCCACATCTGCCGCAAGAGCCGCGCTATTAAACATGACACTGAATTTATCTAAAACATTGTTACCCAAAGGAATACGCGTCAATTCTATTTTACTGGGCATGGTGGAGTCTGACCAATGGCGCCGCCGCTTCGAAAGCCGCAGCGACACCAACCTCACTTGGGAACAATGGATAGGCAACATCGCCAAAAACCGCGGCATTCCCATGCAGCGCTTAGGTAAACCTGAAGAGCCTGCTCGCGCACTGGTTTTCTTAGCGTCCCCAATGGCGTCATTTACCTCGGGTGCAGCTTTGGATGTCTCTGGTGGCTTTGCCCATCAAATTTAA
- a CDS encoding aspartate dehydrogenase, which translates to MKTLMLIGYGTMAEEVITRLPRGITLRWIVARAHHHDAILKRFHGEVTPIEDISQINEKPSLVLECASHQAVKQYAPLILQKGWRLAIISTGALADTATAQHLTALAKQHHGQLIPLTGAVAGLDGLRAAREANITQVTYQSRKSPASWRNGPAEQFIDLSQVTEATVFFTGSAREAALNFPANANVAATVALYGIGMDDTQVQLIVDPNTSKNTHRIEVQGDFGQFCIELNGNPLPSNPKTSMLSALSAVEICRRVAEQDAI; encoded by the coding sequence ATGAAAACGTTAATGCTTATAGGCTATGGCACGATGGCAGAAGAGGTGATTACTCGCTTACCTCGTGGGATAACTCTGCGCTGGATTGTTGCTCGCGCTCATCACCACGACGCCATTCTTAAGCGCTTTCACGGGGAAGTCACCCCGATTGAGGATATCAGCCAAATTAATGAAAAGCCCTCTCTTGTGTTGGAATGTGCCAGCCATCAAGCCGTTAAACAATATGCGCCCCTTATTTTACAAAAGGGGTGGAGGCTCGCGATTATTTCAACGGGGGCACTGGCGGATACTGCGACGGCACAGCATTTAACCGCATTAGCCAAACAACATCATGGGCAGTTAATCCCGCTAACCGGTGCCGTTGCAGGGCTTGATGGGTTACGTGCGGCGAGAGAAGCCAACATTACGCAAGTGACTTATCAATCACGCAAAAGCCCAGCGAGTTGGCGTAATGGTCCTGCCGAGCAATTTATCGACTTATCTCAAGTCACTGAGGCAACTGTATTTTTTACGGGTAGTGCACGGGAAGCTGCACTTAATTTCCCAGCGAATGCCAATGTTGCCGCAACCGTTGCCCTTTACGGGATCGGTATGGATGACACCCAAGTGCAGCTGATTGTTGACCCCAACACGAGTAAAAACACCCATCGCATTGAAGTACAAGGTGATTTTGGGCAGTTTTGCATCGAACTCAACGGTAATCCACTTCCCTCTAACCCGAAAACATCCATGTTATCAGCCCTAAGTGCGGTGGAAATTTGCCGCCGTGTTGCTGAACAGGATGCCATTTGA
- a CDS encoding thiamine pyrophosphate-binding protein, translated as MSDMITVGEAVARTLEQYQVTTVYGVISIHNLPIADAIGRRGIIDFTPSRGEAGAVTMADAHSRFRGLGVALTSTGAGAGNAIGSMIEAMNACSPMIHITGQVEKAYLDMDAGFIHETPDQLGFLRASSKQAFRVHSAEQAVAVLHKAIQVAQTVPCGPVSIEIPIDIQSAQVPISVLSAPVVPSALPACSDSHIDTIWEKLQQAKQPLLWIGAGALQAADAIKRLADQGIAVISSTHGRGILSDDHPFSLRAFHNADAIDVLIRSCDLSLVVGSRLRSNETKTWSLPLPRPLIQLDIDPQAANRNYIADINITGDAKTLLEALADKMELANRPVSDTWKKQVQEAVQQAEQQLREQCGAYSDLSDAVEQTLPKEGIFVRDITVSGSLWGSRLLKATEPMHNIHSLAGAIGLGLAMSIGSAKANPNTSVIGLVGDGGLMLGIGELATMAQEQLPIVLIIMNDNGYGVMRGIQEKYFAGRQYYNELLTPSFNQLAQSMGITAFTIDKAADFKSTLQQAIDLKKPVVVEVLMNKIGKMDFSGPPQKKLF; from the coding sequence ATGTCTGACATGATTACGGTTGGCGAAGCCGTCGCCAGAACATTAGAGCAATACCAAGTCACCACGGTTTACGGTGTCATTTCAATTCATAATTTACCCATTGCTGATGCGATTGGCCGTCGTGGGATCATCGACTTTACCCCAAGCCGTGGCGAAGCAGGTGCGGTGACAATGGCCGATGCCCATAGCCGTTTTCGTGGGCTCGGTGTGGCATTAACCAGTACAGGCGCAGGCGCGGGGAATGCCATTGGTTCAATGATTGAAGCCATGAATGCTTGTTCGCCCATGATCCACATTACGGGTCAGGTGGAAAAAGCCTATTTAGATATGGACGCAGGGTTTATCCATGAAACCCCTGATCAGCTCGGATTTTTGCGGGCAAGTTCCAAGCAAGCTTTTCGCGTACACAGTGCTGAGCAAGCGGTCGCCGTCTTGCACAAAGCCATCCAGGTTGCCCAAACCGTGCCTTGCGGCCCCGTATCCATTGAAATTCCAATTGATATTCAAAGTGCACAAGTGCCTATTTCCGTATTAAGCGCCCCCGTTGTTCCCTCTGCATTGCCTGCATGCAGCGATTCTCACATCGACACTATTTGGGAGAAGCTTCAGCAAGCAAAACAGCCATTATTGTGGATTGGTGCAGGGGCATTACAGGCAGCAGACGCCATAAAACGCCTTGCTGATCAGGGTATTGCCGTGATTAGCAGTACCCACGGACGCGGAATTCTGTCTGATGATCATCCTTTTAGCTTACGCGCCTTTCATAATGCAGACGCCATTGATGTCTTAATACGCAGTTGCGATTTATCCTTGGTAGTGGGCTCCCGCTTGCGCAGCAATGAAACCAAAACATGGTCATTACCCTTGCCGCGCCCGCTGATCCAACTTGATATTGACCCACAAGCTGCCAATCGAAATTATATTGCTGATATAAATATTACTGGTGATGCGAAGACCTTACTGGAAGCGTTGGCAGATAAAATGGAACTGGCCAACCGCCCTGTATCTGACACTTGGAAAAAACAGGTGCAAGAAGCTGTTCAGCAGGCAGAGCAACAACTGCGCGAACAATGCGGTGCTTATAGTGACCTCAGTGATGCCGTTGAACAAACGCTACCAAAAGAAGGTATTTTTGTGCGGGATATTACGGTTTCAGGGAGCTTGTGGGGCAGTCGGTTATTAAAAGCCACCGAGCCGATGCACAATATTCACTCCCTTGCCGGCGCAATTGGTTTGGGTCTCGCGATGTCCATCGGTAGCGCAAAAGCCAACCCAAACACTTCAGTTATAGGCCTTGTTGGTGATGGCGGTTTGATGCTAGGGATTGGGGAACTCGCTACGATGGCACAAGAACAACTTCCTATCGTATTGATTATTATGAATGATAATGGCTATGGCGTGATGCGAGGCATTCAGGAAAAATATTTCGCAGGTCGGCAGTATTATAATGAATTATTAACTCCTTCATTTAACCAATTAGCTCAATCAATGGGCATTACCGCATTTACCATCGACAAAGCCGCCGATTTTAAATCAACTCTCCAACAAGCCATTGATTTAAAAAAACCTGTCGTGGTTGAGGTACTGATGAATAAAATCGGCAAAATGGATTTCTCAGGCCCACCGCAGAAAAAACTGTTCTAA
- a CDS encoding alpha/beta fold hydrolase, which produces MSLPIENLPELQLANFGQYRLNWREAGQGEPVILLHGISSGSASWISQLTASSLTHHYHLYCWDAPGYMNSLELATKTPVALDYADALEAFLDGLGLQQVTLVGHSLGALMACAFASLHPSRVNGLFLANPAQGYGTKSLEERNRVYDQRHDIVFNSGIEAYAQNRAAALLSPTASQEKIEWVQQNMKKLNPTGFLSAAWMLAHDDISLYLKAYTGALEMLVGEEDTITPPSQVSQLAQQKQCPLFYIPQAGHASYLDQPAEFNQHLTHFLSTALQRKHA; this is translated from the coding sequence ATGAGTCTGCCAATTGAAAATTTACCCGAGTTACAGCTCGCAAACTTTGGTCAATACCGCCTTAATTGGCGGGAAGCGGGCCAAGGGGAGCCCGTGATCCTCCTCCATGGTATTAGCTCAGGCTCGGCCTCATGGATTTCTCAACTGACGGCATCATCACTGACTCATCACTATCATCTCTATTGTTGGGATGCACCCGGTTATATGAATAGCCTTGAATTGGCGACAAAAACGCCAGTGGCTCTCGATTACGCCGATGCGTTAGAAGCCTTTCTTGATGGACTGGGATTACAGCAAGTAACCCTCGTTGGCCACTCGTTAGGCGCTTTAATGGCTTGTGCCTTTGCCTCTTTGCATCCTTCTCGTGTCAATGGCTTATTCCTCGCTAACCCCGCACAAGGTTACGGAACAAAAAGCCTTGAAGAGCGCAACCGCGTGTATGACCAAAGGCACGATATTGTATTTAACTCAGGTATCGAAGCCTATGCACAAAACCGTGCGGCAGCCTTACTGTCACCCACTGCTTCACAAGAAAAAATCGAGTGGGTGCAGCAAAATATGAAAAAACTCAACCCAACGGGTTTTTTATCCGCCGCTTGGATGCTGGCGCATGACGATATCAGCCTGTATTTAAAGGCTTATACTGGCGCGCTCGAAATGCTCGTTGGGGAAGAGGACACTATCACCCCGCCTTCGCAAGTTAGCCAATTAGCGCAACAAAAACAGTGCCCACTGTTTTATATTCCACAGGCGGGTCACGCGAGCTACCTTGACCAACCCGCTGAATTTAACCAGCACCTCACTCACTTTTTATCGACAGCTTTGCAAAGGAAACACGCATGA
- a CDS encoding DUF1120 domain-containing protein produces MKKVLLASLLSTAAIPALSADSVDISVVGTISSASCTPSAGGGGVVDYGFIKPEALAAKGPTVLSVKTIGFTISCDASANVALRASSNRMGTATDISGPESQVGSGLADSALVKAGLGAKQPYGQPTVSTPTVVGLGASNGKNIGGYMMNLPPSLVTLDGVAATDKFWTFAAPTQATKWNKQVSSVITNNGHTIFTVDNAFFGYGTDSEATSPTPFTELAGTLVIQAYITDKANLDLSAPVNLDGSSTIELYYF; encoded by the coding sequence ATGAAAAAAGTATTATTAGCATCATTACTTAGTACTGCTGCCATTCCTGCGTTATCTGCAGATTCGGTAGATATCTCTGTTGTCGGAACGATTAGCTCTGCGTCTTGTACACCTAGCGCGGGCGGTGGTGGAGTCGTTGACTATGGTTTTATCAAACCTGAAGCCTTGGCTGCAAAGGGGCCGACAGTCTTATCGGTAAAAACTATCGGATTTACCATTAGTTGTGATGCATCTGCTAATGTGGCTCTACGCGCATCCAGTAATCGAATGGGGACAGCAACCGATATCTCGGGACCTGAAAGCCAGGTGGGAAGTGGGCTCGCTGATAGTGCTTTAGTGAAAGCTGGGCTAGGAGCCAAACAGCCTTATGGGCAGCCTACAGTAAGCACCCCAACTGTCGTTGGACTCGGGGCATCGAATGGAAAAAATATTGGGGGGTATATGATGAATTTACCCCCTTCACTTGTCACCCTTGATGGTGTTGCGGCAACAGATAAATTTTGGACCTTTGCCGCACCCACACAGGCAACAAAATGGAATAAACAAGTATCGTCTGTAATCACTAACAATGGGCATACCATTTTTACTGTTGATAATGCTTTTTTTGGCTACGGTACTGATAGTGAAGCCACATCACCGACCCCATTTACTGAATTGGCTGGGACACTTGTAATTCAAGCCTATATTACGGATAAAGCTAATTTAGATTTAAGTGCCCCGGTCAATTTAGACGGCTCATCAACCATTGAGCTTTATTATTTCTAA
- a CDS encoding aldehyde dehydrogenase has translation MNKMDIFVGGKWQLGRGKEMQSRFPGDNQIIATLNSASLEDVEDAVIAAETAWREPSWRNMPAHQRAAILYKVSTLIDEQREELTRLQTLDNGKPWAEARGLVMSAAATARYFAAVCEVSGGELPPRRQTDIMTISTYQPIGVIAAITPWNSPIASDMQKIAPAIAAGNAVILKPAEATPLISLKLAEIFEQAGLPRGLLSVLPGKGSIIGDALVRHPLVRKISFTGGTNTGRQLAHIAADKLITTSLELGGKSPTVVLSDADLDLAAHGVCYGIFSSMGQACIAGSRLFVAREIYDKFMEKLTALTQNLIIGDPRQERVHIGPLISPAHRDSVQAYVDLAIQEGGKIRLGGKIPSDPALQSGNYYCPTIIEGLNNQARVCQEEIFGPVLVVIPFDNEDELIQQANDSVYGLAAGIWTRDYTRAFKLADALETGTVWINTYKVFSISTPFGGFKESGLGREKGLESLKAYMQQKSLFLALNPQPNRWCE, from the coding sequence ATGAATAAAATGGATATTTTTGTCGGCGGAAAATGGCAATTGGGCCGCGGAAAAGAGATGCAATCACGTTTTCCTGGCGACAACCAGATTATTGCGACCCTAAATAGCGCCAGTCTTGAAGACGTCGAAGACGCCGTGATTGCCGCAGAAACCGCATGGAGAGAGCCCTCATGGCGGAATATGCCCGCCCACCAGCGTGCAGCTATTTTGTATAAAGTCAGTACCTTAATTGACGAACAGCGCGAAGAACTCACTCGCTTACAAACCTTGGATAACGGCAAGCCGTGGGCGGAAGCCCGTGGTCTTGTGATGAGTGCCGCGGCTACCGCACGTTATTTCGCTGCAGTCTGTGAAGTGTCGGGTGGCGAACTTCCCCCTCGCCGCCAAACAGATATCATGACAATAAGCACTTACCAACCTATTGGCGTTATTGCGGCGATCACTCCGTGGAACTCGCCGATTGCTAGTGATATGCAAAAAATTGCCCCAGCCATTGCCGCAGGGAACGCAGTCATATTGAAACCTGCGGAAGCAACGCCACTTATCTCGCTAAAACTCGCTGAAATCTTTGAGCAAGCGGGCTTACCTCGCGGCTTGTTGAGCGTACTACCGGGCAAAGGCTCAATTATCGGCGATGCCCTCGTTCGCCACCCTTTAGTGCGAAAAATCTCCTTCACAGGGGGCACCAATACAGGGCGACAACTGGCACATATTGCGGCAGATAAACTGATCACCACCTCATTAGAGTTAGGTGGGAAATCCCCAACAGTCGTGTTATCAGATGCCGACCTTGACCTTGCTGCTCACGGTGTTTGCTACGGTATTTTTAGTTCGATGGGGCAAGCGTGCATCGCGGGTTCTCGTTTATTTGTCGCCCGCGAGATATACGACAAATTTATGGAAAAACTCACCGCATTAACCCAAAACTTAATTATCGGTGACCCTCGCCAAGAACGCGTACACATTGGCCCATTAATTTCCCCAGCTCACCGCGATAGCGTGCAGGCCTACGTTGATTTGGCTATTCAAGAAGGTGGAAAAATTCGCCTTGGCGGGAAAATCCCTTCAGACCCAGCCCTGCAATCGGGGAACTATTATTGCCCCACCATTATTGAAGGCTTAAATAACCAAGCACGTGTTTGCCAAGAGGAAATCTTTGGTCCCGTCTTAGTGGTCATTCCCTTTGATAACGAAGATGAACTCATTCAACAAGCCAATGATTCCGTGTACGGACTCGCGGCAGGAATTTGGACGCGTGATTATACCCGCGCCTTTAAACTGGCGGATGCCCTTGAAACGGGCACCGTGTGGATCAACACCTACAAAGTTTTTTCTATTTCCACCCCATTTGGCGGCTTTAAAGAAAGCGGTCTGGGTCGCGAAAAAGGCCTTGAAAGCCTCAAAGCCTACATGCAACAAAAAAGTCTGTTTCTGGCACTTAACCCACAACCAAACCGTTGGTGTGAATAA
- a CDS encoding fimbria/pilus chaperone family protein, with protein sequence MKIYLNHFICLSLFLFSAGSLAAGMVPQNPIVMIEESDGEGNIDIKNTDKYPSLLITKIENLEDDKEELITVYPPVARVEGNETQTVRFLITTKTPLKTERLKRVTFEGVPPKNGELEKEINVTFKQNLPVIIRPAGLAQNLAPWEGLTWEYKNNQFTVTNPSPYVVRFISPNITVLPSGQRFILPKTYILPHQSFDLSGDQNTNIKNADKVRFYPATTWGFSTNKYYDAPLID encoded by the coding sequence ATGAAAATTTATTTAAATCACTTTATCTGTTTAAGTTTATTCCTCTTTTCTGCAGGCAGTTTGGCGGCAGGGATGGTGCCTCAAAATCCCATTGTTATGATCGAGGAAAGTGATGGCGAAGGTAATATTGATATTAAAAACACCGATAAATACCCGAGTTTGTTGATCACTAAAATTGAAAATCTCGAAGATGATAAAGAGGAGCTCATTACAGTTTATCCGCCCGTTGCACGTGTAGAAGGCAATGAAACTCAGACGGTACGGTTTCTGATAACCACCAAAACGCCACTTAAAACTGAGCGATTAAAACGTGTAACCTTTGAAGGCGTACCTCCGAAAAATGGTGAGCTGGAAAAAGAAATCAACGTCACTTTTAAACAAAACCTACCCGTGATTATCCGTCCAGCGGGGCTAGCACAAAACCTCGCGCCTTGGGAAGGCTTAACGTGGGAATATAAAAATAACCAATTCACGGTGACTAACCCTTCTCCGTATGTTGTGCGTTTTATCTCACCCAACATTACTGTATTGCCCTCAGGCCAAAGATTCATTTTGCCTAAAACCTATATTTTACCTCACCAATCATTTGATTTATCGGGGGATCAAAATACCAATATCAAAAATGCCGATAAAGTGCGTTTTTACCCTGCCACGACTTGGGGATTCTCTACGAATAAATATTACGATGCCCCATTAATAGATTAA
- a CDS encoding fimbria/pilus outer membrane usher protein has translation MTKQTPIALLFWVCLHSALATESVTFDEEFLMSRGIDTSIAKQFEQAPTFLPGKQELKVYVNNQYRVSVDVEFNQSGQPCINAELLAAIGINDPRTLQGTKECVALQQLWENSEIIPKPAKQELWFFVPERAVSVNFNQQKRYVYGGMGAIVNYAANYMGSSGVGNRDMYYVNTEAGFNYQNWLFRSYQIYNHFTDSEFIHQYAYAQTTLEKQQKVLQLGQINLNNSVIGASRVIGLQVFPENQLENHRGGGALVTGVAPEPSMVEIYQAGRLLYNTAVPAGAFELSQFSLVNQTADLLVKLKGVNGQEQEFIVPASTFLNDSQFSHTGYSMGIGRYDENNTPHKPLVVSLSKGWSVNRFLGLQSGAVVSPDYYGLGLNSAVRLNESWRLSTNTDVARDEKHHKTGGLITGTVAYLASDTLSIGVNGLIQSPDYHYLSDAVRDEPRVNNKQKQFGGDMSLSTDWGTLGSSIGRTYTQDNQSQDYISFSWSKTLYKNTMLNTSYQRTYNIDNVYEDTFYVRLNIPLERANISSWLTRSDNSNRWGARYSNYESHDRNWGVAYDYNDQKHYQSVSANAHTVTPYSQLGANIRRDNQNQTSWGASLNGGVALVNEGLLLSPYEIKDTFGIAKVGDKRDIRLDSGAGPTWTNGNGYAVIPNLNAYQQNAVKVDPRSLSRQSDILNAYKTTLPAKGSIVPMTFTVVESRRVRVNTQLAGRPLPVDSVIRDEAGNFLTLATQSGQFFLGQATPAMRLMIETPEKKTCVVQLNLPSEPESQVLFEEVNALCQ, from the coding sequence ATGACAAAACAGACGCCGATAGCGCTCCTTTTTTGGGTTTGTCTTCACTCAGCACTGGCAACCGAATCGGTCACCTTTGATGAAGAATTTTTAATGTCACGTGGTATTGATACCTCGATTGCTAAGCAATTTGAGCAAGCCCCCACTTTTTTACCAGGTAAACAAGAACTCAAGGTTTATGTTAATAATCAATATCGTGTGAGTGTTGATGTTGAGTTCAATCAGAGTGGACAGCCCTGTATTAATGCCGAGCTATTAGCGGCGATTGGCATTAATGACCCGCGTACTTTACAGGGAACGAAAGAGTGCGTCGCACTTCAGCAACTATGGGAAAACAGTGAGATTATCCCCAAACCTGCGAAACAAGAACTGTGGTTTTTTGTGCCTGAGCGCGCCGTTTCAGTGAATTTTAATCAACAAAAGCGTTATGTGTACGGGGGCATGGGCGCTATTGTGAATTATGCTGCGAACTATATGGGGAGCTCAGGTGTTGGCAATCGTGATATGTATTATGTGAATACGGAGGCAGGGTTTAACTATCAAAACTGGTTATTTCGTAGTTATCAAATTTATAACCATTTCACTGATTCGGAATTTATTCATCAATATGCCTACGCGCAAACGACATTAGAAAAGCAGCAAAAAGTGCTGCAACTGGGGCAAATTAATTTAAATAACAGTGTCATTGGTGCATCTCGCGTTATTGGCTTGCAAGTGTTCCCTGAAAACCAATTAGAAAATCATCGTGGTGGTGGCGCACTGGTTACGGGGGTCGCCCCAGAGCCTTCGATGGTGGAAATCTATCAGGCTGGGCGGTTATTGTACAATACTGCTGTCCCCGCAGGGGCTTTTGAGCTATCCCAATTTTCATTAGTCAATCAAACTGCAGATTTACTCGTGAAATTAAAAGGGGTCAATGGGCAAGAGCAAGAGTTTATTGTGCCAGCGTCTACGTTTTTGAATGATAGCCAGTTTAGTCATACGGGGTACTCAATGGGGATTGGTCGTTATGATGAAAACAATACCCCACATAAACCATTAGTTGTGTCTTTGTCAAAAGGCTGGAGTGTGAACCGCTTTTTAGGGCTACAAAGCGGTGCAGTCGTATCTCCCGATTATTATGGGTTGGGTTTGAATAGTGCGGTGCGTTTGAACGAGTCATGGAGACTTTCGACCAATACTGATGTAGCGCGTGATGAAAAACATCATAAAACCGGTGGGCTTATCACAGGTACAGTGGCTTATTTAGCCTCAGACACGTTGTCTATTGGCGTTAATGGGTTGATACAAAGCCCTGATTACCACTATTTGAGTGATGCTGTGAGAGATGAACCTCGTGTTAATAATAAGCAAAAACAGTTTGGTGGTGACATGAGTTTATCTACAGACTGGGGAACATTGGGGTCTTCAATAGGGCGAACGTATACGCAGGACAATCAGTCTCAAGACTATATTAGTTTTTCATGGAGCAAAACGCTCTACAAAAATACCATGTTAAATACGAGCTATCAGCGTACTTATAATATCGACAATGTCTATGAAGATACCTTTTATGTACGGCTGAATATTCCGCTGGAACGAGCCAATATTTCGTCGTGGCTGACGCGTAGCGATAACAGTAATCGCTGGGGCGCACGTTATAGTAACTATGAGAGTCACGATAGAAACTGGGGAGTTGCATATGATTACAACGACCAAAAACACTATCAATCGGTTTCTGCTAATGCGCATACTGTCACACCATATAGCCAGCTAGGTGCCAACATTCGCCGAGATAATCAAAATCAAACCAGTTGGGGGGCCTCTTTAAATGGGGGAGTTGCTCTGGTCAATGAAGGTTTGTTGCTGTCACCGTATGAAATCAAAGACACCTTTGGTATCGCCAAGGTAGGAGATAAACGCGATATTCGTTTAGACTCCGGGGCAGGCCCAACTTGGACCAATGGCAATGGCTATGCAGTGATCCCCAACCTAAATGCCTATCAACAGAATGCGGTGAAAGTCGATCCGAGAAGCCTATCTCGTCAAAGTGATATTCTCAATGCTTATAAAACAACGCTACCTGCAAAAGGCTCGATTGTACCGATGACTTTCACGGTGGTCGAATCTCGCCGTGTACGGGTGAATACACAATTAGCTGGGAGACCGCTACCCGTTGACAGCGTGATCCGCGATGAGGCGGGTAATTTTTTAACACTGGCGACTCAATCAGGGCAGTTTTTTTTAGGGCAAGCGACACCAGCGATGAGGTTGATGATTGAAACACCAGAAAAAAAGACCTGTGTTGTCCAACTTAATTTACCCAGTGAACCAGAATCACAAGTCTTATTTGAAGAGGTGAATGCGTTATGTCAATAA